From a region of the Chitinophaga caseinilytica genome:
- a CDS encoding DeoR/GlpR family DNA-binding transcription regulator — protein sequence MTMDIQSQDQLPPVSLTKKARKELIIKQVNIHTRITYSDLVSLINVSEDTIRRDVNELADDGEVVKIKGGAMSIAYHYGHESETYAQNSKAVIAEKTLQLLRDDMIVLIGGGTTIREFIKKIPSTLRATFITVNVLSAVELLDKPMIKTIVIGGQISAYSQMTVSGEVFEYLSNIKADLCIIGTNAIDPANGLTDSDWETIQVKKAMIKAADKIAILAIAEKLNTSMKMKIADLQEVHYLITEIPADSPEIQPYRAKNLTIL from the coding sequence ATGACTATGGACATTCAATCGCAAGACCAGTTACCCCCGGTTTCCCTGACGAAAAAAGCCAGGAAGGAACTGATCATCAAGCAGGTTAACATTCATACGCGGATCACCTACAGCGATCTCGTGAGCCTTATCAATGTTTCTGAGGATACCATCCGCCGCGATGTGAACGAGCTGGCGGACGACGGGGAAGTTGTCAAGATAAAGGGCGGCGCCATGTCTATCGCCTATCATTACGGCCATGAATCGGAGACCTATGCACAGAACAGCAAGGCCGTTATTGCGGAAAAAACGCTGCAATTATTGCGGGACGATATGATCGTGCTCATCGGCGGAGGCACCACCATCCGGGAGTTCATCAAGAAAATCCCCTCCACCCTGCGCGCCACTTTCATCACGGTGAACGTTTTGTCGGCCGTGGAACTGCTCGATAAACCCATGATCAAAACGATCGTCATCGGCGGCCAGATCTCCGCCTACAGCCAAATGACTGTGAGCGGCGAAGTGTTCGAATACCTGTCCAACATCAAAGCCGACCTCTGCATCATCGGCACCAACGCCATCGATCCCGCCAACGGCCTCACGGATTCCGACTGGGAAACCATCCAGGTGAAAAAGGCCATGATCAAGGCGGCAGATAAAATCGCCATCCTCGCCATCGCCGAAAAACTCAATACTTCCATGAAAATGAAGATCGCCGATCTCCAGGAAGTGCATTACCTCATCACGGAAATCCCGGCCGACAGCCCGGAAATCCAGCCCTACCGGGCCAAGAACCTCACCATTTTATAA
- a CDS encoding MmcQ/YjbR family DNA-binding protein, translated as MITIATFRELCLSMPETTEVKHFDRQAFRTKRKIFATLLEAANTANFPFSPEEQAAWCKLAPGVFYPVPGGWGLQGWTTVDLRKVKKSQLVDAVQSAWYNAAPLKLQEQYRMQNGL; from the coding sequence ATGATCACAATCGCCACATTCAGGGAGCTTTGCCTGTCGATGCCGGAAACCACGGAAGTGAAGCATTTCGACCGGCAGGCGTTCCGTACGAAGCGCAAAATTTTTGCAACCCTGCTGGAAGCGGCCAATACGGCCAATTTCCCGTTTTCGCCGGAAGAGCAGGCGGCCTGGTGCAAGCTGGCGCCCGGGGTGTTTTACCCGGTTCCCGGTGGTTGGGGGCTTCAGGGGTGGACAACCGTCGATTTGCGGAAAGTGAAAAAAAGCCAGCTGGTGGATGCGGTGCAAAGCGCCTGGTACAACGCGGCGCCGCTGAAGTTGCAGGAGCAATACAGGATGCAGAATGGATTATAG
- a CDS encoding MBL fold metallo-hydrolase, whose translation MEWNSPNFRNGTFHNELPTLLMSADNTMLKVFIKFMRKPKSVNPPGPLPSVRRDLKSPPGPGTTITWFGHSSYLIQMNGWNILVDPVFSNYASPVPIFAKAFAGTNIYSVDDLPDVIDMLIITHNHYDHLDRRTISRLCNRINSVYTSLGVMADLIRYGIDGGIITELDWWEEIDLPVGLNLTATPARHFSGRGMKRNQSLWSSFVLESDSEKLYLGGDSGYGPHFKLIGDRFGPFDLAILETGQYNTDWANIHMMPEEAVQAAADLRTRAMLPVHWAKFSLAFHPWDEPVRRVLAEAQKTGMPVATPMIGEAMVLHQPLPQSPWWEKVK comes from the coding sequence ATGGAATGGAATTCTCCCAACTTCAGGAACGGCACTTTTCATAATGAACTGCCCACTTTATTGATGTCGGCCGACAACACCATGCTGAAAGTCTTCATCAAATTCATGCGCAAACCGAAGTCGGTCAACCCGCCAGGGCCGCTCCCCTCCGTCCGCCGCGATCTCAAATCTCCTCCCGGGCCGGGCACCACCATCACCTGGTTCGGCCATTCCTCCTATCTTATCCAAATGAATGGGTGGAATATACTGGTAGATCCAGTTTTCAGTAACTACGCTTCGCCCGTGCCGATTTTCGCAAAAGCCTTCGCAGGTACTAATATTTATAGCGTAGATGATTTGCCTGACGTTATCGACATGCTCATCATTACCCACAATCACTACGACCACCTCGACCGCCGCACCATCAGCCGCCTATGCAATCGCATCAATAGCGTATATACCAGCCTGGGCGTTATGGCAGACCTCATCAGGTACGGCATCGACGGCGGCATCATTACTGAGCTGGACTGGTGGGAAGAAATAGATCTGCCTGTAGGCCTGAACCTTACAGCTACACCGGCCCGGCATTTTTCGGGTCGCGGGATGAAAAGAAACCAATCGCTATGGTCTTCGTTCGTATTGGAATCTGATAGTGAAAAGCTCTACCTCGGCGGGGACTCCGGCTACGGACCGCATTTCAAACTGATTGGCGATCGGTTCGGCCCCTTCGACCTCGCCATCCTCGAAACCGGCCAATACAACACCGACTGGGCCAACATCCACATGATGCCGGAAGAGGCCGTGCAGGCCGCGGCAGACCTCCGCACCAGGGCCATGCTGCCCGTCCACTGGGCGAAATTCTCCCTCGCTTTCCACCCCTGGGACGAGCCCGTCCGCCGCGTGCTCGCCGAAGCGCAGAAAACCGGGATGCCCGTGGCTACGCCCATGATCGGGGAAGCGATGGTACTTCATCAACCTTTACCCCAATCACCCTGGTGGGAAAAAGTGAAGTAA